From Stegostoma tigrinum isolate sSteTig4 chromosome 4, sSteTig4.hap1, whole genome shotgun sequence, a single genomic window includes:
- the rwdd1 gene encoding RWD domain-containing protein 1, with the protein MCRAGLSVGVALYLNGVSQSFNMTDYIEEQRNELEALESIYPDSFTVVSENPTSFTITVTSDTGQNEETVEATIQFTYVEHYPDDPPLFEVIGQENVQKSDVADIITLLNEQTQENIGMVMIFTLVTAVQEKLNEIVDQIKFRKEEEKLLKEKEAEEVEKAVFHGTPVTIENFLTWKAKFDAELAEIRRKQQREEEQAGKAKLTGKQLFETDHNLDTSDIQFLEEGNNVEVDESLFQDMDDLELDDDDDDDPDYNPDLGSEED; encoded by the exons ATGTGCAGAGCGGGCTTGTCGGTCGGTGTCGCCCTTTATCTTAATGGCGTTTCTCAGTCGTTCAACATGACCGATTACATCGAGGAGCAGCGCAATGAGCTGGAGGCACTGGAGTCCATTTATCCGGACTCGTTCACAG TGGTGTCGGAGAATCCCACAAGTTTCACAATCACAGTAACATCTGACACTGGTCAAAATGAAGAAA CTGTTGAAGCAACTATTCAATTTACCTATGTAGAACATTATCCAGATGACCCTCCACTTTTTGAAGTCATTGGGCAAGAGaatgttcagaagtctgatgttGCAGATATAATAACATTATTAAATGAGCAG ACACAAGAAAACATTGGGATGGTAATGATATTCACTTTAGTGACGGCTGTACAGGAAAAGTTAAATGAAATTGTTGATCAAATAAAGTTCCGCAAAGAAGAGGAAAAgttattaaaagaaaaagaagctGAAGAAGTTGAAAAG GCTGTTTTCCATGGTACACCAGTTACAATTGAGAATTTCTTGACATGGAAAGCAAAATTTGATGCAGAGTTAGCTGAAAtcagaagaaaacaacaaagaGAAGAGGAGCAGGCTGGAAAAGCTAAGTTAACAG GGAAGCAACTGTTTGAAACTGACCATAACCTTGATACATCTGACATTCAGTTCTTGGAAGAAG GCAACAATGTTGAAGTTGATGAATCCCTTTTCCAAGACATGGATGATTTAGAactggatgatgatgatgatgatgatccaGATTATAATCCTGATTTAGGAAGTGAAGAAGACTAA